One genomic region from Ornithinimicrobium flavum encodes:
- a CDS encoding DUF7059 domain-containing protein has protein sequence MTSPDSPQPDSLAPDAATDAGRTPPRSDDPVALEALRADLQEAGYDLAGVRRALGDRAADALHREQPLLAVRATTDLQDPAGVLVGCFVLGLAVPAAALDRCLPRTRSTGLVRLGLVVEDGSSVRATCDLRPYGTESETWWVASDPGEGATGGPLPPDHVLGIGGASLTLATWTPRPQVRRALDLGTGCGVQVLHLAGHTAYRVATDLSGRALDLARFTLALNGVEAELRQGSLLEPVADEQFDLVVSNPPFVITPRRPDVPVLEYRDGRQGGDALVAGLVRDVGRHLAPGGIAQLLANWELRAGERWQDRVRGWLAGTGLDAWVVQREEQDVAEYAETWVRDGGHRAGTAGFEQLYAAWLDDFAQRGVERVGFGVITLQRPVEEREPWQDLVDVRTPVATPMGPVVLRGVRARTWLAEHSEDELLEVAWSVADDVTEERVGRPGAPDPQVIQLRQGGGLGRVVRLDTLGAGLVGACDGELTARQLCGGLAVLTQVPSAEVEQQVLPLLRELVADGLLV, from the coding sequence GTGACCTCGCCCGACAGCCCCCAGCCCGACAGCCTGGCGCCCGACGCCGCGACGGACGCCGGCCGGACGCCACCGCGCAGCGACGACCCGGTCGCGCTGGAGGCGCTGCGGGCGGACCTGCAGGAGGCCGGCTACGACCTCGCCGGTGTGCGGCGGGCACTGGGGGACCGCGCGGCGGACGCGCTGCACCGCGAGCAGCCCCTGCTGGCGGTGCGGGCCACCACCGACCTGCAGGACCCCGCCGGGGTGCTCGTGGGCTGCTTCGTGCTCGGCCTGGCGGTCCCTGCGGCCGCGCTCGACCGGTGCCTGCCCCGCACCAGGAGCACAGGTCTGGTGCGCCTGGGGCTCGTGGTGGAGGACGGCTCGTCCGTGCGGGCCACCTGCGACCTGCGTCCCTACGGCACCGAGAGCGAGACGTGGTGGGTCGCCTCGGACCCGGGGGAGGGCGCGACCGGAGGGCCGCTCCCGCCCGACCACGTCCTGGGGATCGGTGGCGCGTCGCTGACGCTGGCGACCTGGACGCCGCGGCCGCAGGTCCGCCGTGCCCTCGACCTCGGGACCGGGTGCGGGGTCCAGGTGCTGCACCTGGCCGGGCACACGGCATACCGGGTGGCGACCGACCTGTCCGGACGGGCGCTCGACCTCGCCCGGTTCACCCTCGCGCTCAACGGGGTGGAGGCCGAGCTGCGGCAGGGGAGCCTCCTGGAGCCGGTCGCGGACGAGCAGTTCGACCTCGTCGTCAGCAACCCGCCGTTCGTCATCACCCCCCGCAGACCCGACGTGCCGGTGCTGGAGTACCGGGACGGCCGGCAGGGGGGCGACGCCCTGGTCGCGGGGCTGGTGAGGGACGTCGGTCGCCACCTCGCCCCGGGCGGGATCGCGCAGCTCCTGGCCAACTGGGAGCTGAGGGCCGGCGAGCGGTGGCAGGACCGGGTCAGGGGCTGGCTGGCCGGGACCGGCCTGGACGCGTGGGTCGTGCAGCGCGAGGAGCAGGACGTCGCCGAGTATGCCGAGACCTGGGTCCGCGACGGCGGTCACCGGGCGGGGACCGCCGGGTTCGAGCAGCTCTACGCCGCGTGGCTCGACGACTTCGCCCAGCGGGGGGTCGAGCGGGTCGGGTTCGGCGTGATCACGCTGCAGCGGCCGGTCGAGGAGCGGGAGCCGTGGCAGGACCTCGTCGACGTCCGCACGCCGGTAGCCACCCCCATGGGCCCGGTGGTCCTCCGGGGGGTCCGGGCCCGCACCTGGCTCGCCGAGCACTCCGAGGACGAGTTGCTGGAGGTCGCCTGGTCGGTCGCCGACGACGTCACCGAGGAGCGGGTCGGTCGGCCCGGCGCCCCGGACCCGCAGGTGATCCAGCTTCGGCAGGGCGGCGGTCTGGGCAGGGTGGTGCGCCTGGACACCCTGGGGGCGGGTCTGGTGGGCGCCTGCGACGGGGAGCTCACGGCACGGCAGCTGTGCGGCGGGCTCGCGGTGCTCACGCAGGTGCCCTCCGCCGAGGTGGAGCAGCAGGTCCTGCCCCTGCTGCGCGAGCTCGTCGCCGACGGCCTGCTCGTCTGA
- a CDS encoding trans-sulfuration enzyme family protein: protein MNSESFSVETRAVHAGRADLTALGVHVPPIDLSSTYPLPDVEAGGAAYDHLSGGYDREEGQTAVYQRLWSPGVARFEEALAELEGGEAGVAFASGMAALSAVLLACVGAGTPHVVAVRPLYGGSDHILATGLLGTRVTWTTADGIASAVEPDTGLVVVETPANPTLDLLDLREVVAAAGSVPVLVDNTFATPVLQRPLEHGATLVLHSVTKFLAGHGDVLAGAVVTDAGWARRIRPVRAITGAILHPLSAYLAHRGLQTLAVRVRAQQDSAQVVARWLSEHDAVEQVFYPGLEGADPRGLVGTQMAGPGAVLSFDLGSYERAAAVATGCRLITHAVSLGGVDTLVQHPAALTHRVVADEAKPGQGILRLSVGLESPQDLIADLGQALRA from the coding sequence ATGAACTCCGAATCTTTCAGCGTCGAGACCCGGGCCGTTCACGCAGGACGCGCCGATCTGACCGCTCTCGGGGTGCACGTCCCGCCGATCGACCTCTCCAGCACCTATCCGCTGCCCGACGTGGAGGCCGGGGGTGCGGCCTACGACCACCTCAGCGGTGGGTACGACCGCGAGGAGGGACAGACCGCGGTCTACCAGCGCCTGTGGAGCCCGGGGGTGGCCCGCTTCGAGGAGGCGCTGGCCGAGCTCGAGGGCGGGGAGGCCGGGGTGGCCTTCGCCTCCGGGATGGCGGCGCTGTCCGCCGTCCTGCTGGCGTGCGTGGGTGCCGGGACACCGCACGTGGTCGCGGTGCGTCCGCTCTACGGCGGATCCGACCACATCCTGGCCACCGGTCTCCTCGGGACCCGCGTGACGTGGACCACCGCGGACGGCATCGCCTCGGCGGTCGAGCCCGACACCGGCCTGGTCGTCGTCGAGACCCCGGCGAACCCGACCCTGGACCTGCTCGACCTGCGGGAGGTCGTGGCGGCCGCCGGGTCCGTGCCGGTCCTCGTGGACAACACCTTCGCCACCCCCGTGCTGCAGCGACCCCTGGAGCACGGGGCGACCCTCGTGCTGCACTCGGTCACCAAGTTTCTCGCCGGGCACGGCGACGTGCTCGCCGGCGCCGTGGTCACCGATGCGGGGTGGGCGCGCCGGATCCGCCCCGTGCGGGCCATCACCGGCGCGATCCTGCACCCGCTGTCCGCGTACCTGGCCCACCGGGGTCTGCAGACCCTGGCCGTGCGCGTCCGTGCCCAGCAGGACTCGGCCCAGGTCGTGGCCCGCTGGCTGTCGGAGCACGACGCGGTCGAGCAGGTCTTCTACCCCGGTCTGGAGGGCGCGGACCCCCGTGGTCTCGTCGGCACCCAGATGGCTGGCCCCGGTGCGGTGCTCTCCTTCGACCTGGGCTCCTACGAGCGCGCCGCCGCGGTCGCCACGGGGTGCCGGCTCATCACCCACGCGGTCTCCCTCGGCGGCGTCGACACCCTGGTCCAGCATCCCGCCGCCCTCACCCACCGGGTGGTCGCGGACGAGGCGAAGCCGGGCCAGGGCATCCTGCGGCTCTCCGTCGGCCTGGAGAGCCCGCAGGACCTCATCGCCGACCTCGGGCAGGCCCTCCGCGCCTGA
- a CDS encoding winged helix-turn-helix domain-containing protein — MSTAAGVPASSSAPSLVVVVSPCREEQARLIAGLPPDVAVLLAPTLEHAQELLHTLPSVATDPILGCTLRADERTVTFGDRYVRLTPLEFAMLRVLASEPGRVWAFPELARTVWATGYVGDGAQVRAVVKRLRRKLAEAEAPVCVETVRAAGLRLGRRTPALS, encoded by the coding sequence GTGTCGACCGCGGCCGGGGTGCCCGCATCGTCCTCCGCGCCGAGCCTCGTCGTGGTGGTCAGCCCGTGCCGGGAGGAGCAGGCCCGGCTCATCGCCGGACTGCCTCCGGACGTCGCCGTCCTGCTGGCCCCCACCCTGGAGCACGCGCAGGAGCTGCTGCATACCCTCCCGTCGGTCGCGACGGACCCGATCCTGGGGTGCACCCTGCGTGCGGACGAGCGGACGGTCACCTTCGGGGACCGGTACGTCCGACTGACGCCCCTGGAGTTCGCGATGCTCAGGGTGCTGGCCTCCGAGCCGGGGCGGGTGTGGGCCTTTCCCGAGCTCGCTCGGACGGTCTGGGCGACCGGCTACGTCGGCGACGGTGCCCAGGTGCGGGCCGTCGTCAAGAGGTTGCGGCGCAAGCTGGCGGAGGCGGAGGCGCCCGTGTGCGTCGAGACCGTGCGGGCGGCGGGCCTGAGGCTCGGACGACGCACCCCCGCCCTGTCCTGA
- a CDS encoding cell wall-binding repeat-containing protein: MNARDRWRRIVAGLAGAALLAGGTTAAAVPAGAQPAAEAVDKIDETLANTLEEDGRTDFWLRFADRPDLDQFAGIADWDARGRAVHDALTASARSSQQQALATLRDEGVAHRSFWITNAIRVEGGTRELALALAADRQVEGLYPTKTYEEPDPTPVELRDVGPDAVEWGIADINADDVWADFGVTGEGIVVANLDSGVQWDHPALIEQYRGWDGATADHDYNWFDGTPENEPAPWDWAGHGTHTMGTMAGDDGGDNQIGVAPGARWIAASTDLSDAMMFAAGEWLLAPTEVGGANPDPAMRPHVINNSWGSGMPTNDPFMEDIIEAWHAAGQFSVFSNGNEGPGCETSGSPGSRILTYSVGSYDSSRSISGFSSRGPGQDGEVKPNIAAPGDGVRSSVPGNGYDIYSGTSMAAPHVAGSVALMWASAPALVGDVGTTRSLLDGTAIDTEDLQCGGTAENNNVFGEGRLDALALVAATPRGDIGYLEGTVTDAASGDPLPAVEVVLDGPLDRTLRTGADGGYRALVMAGDYTVSASKFGWVTDSASVNVPVDTTVVQDFALDQAPSGTLTGTVTDGSGQGYPLYARVSVAGTDLATYTDPVDGSYALDIPLDTYVLVNVTVQYPGYQLASEEMQLTGDSEHDFAVPVDSFSCIANGYEVNVDGVTETFDDLTLPAGWAVEDHAGTGQVWTFDDPAGRGNLTGGEGGFAIADSDWYGPEGYQDTSLISPSFDLSGRTNPVLTFQHYYESLGDRADVDVSVDGGATWTTSVSYGGSAQGLDLVPLPAEPDVKVRFHYYDAYWSWFWQVDDVFLGDRTCDPVGEGGYVVGNVWSSLQDQPIRGARVTSLDNPADTGITRDTPADEGQDDGFYWLFSNLAGTHPFEASARLYTSQVQDVAVPDGGAVRADFVLGGGLLTVDPTSIDTEVVLGASATEDLTVTNEGDGTVDVELKEVRGDFVMQRADGTRMATTEALGMRGAEPRRSDAESSIVAFPGRASDQRPAAVGPAEEPWVELTPHPMPVIDGRVVTLDGRWYAIGGSDGMEGTGAVRVYDNDTMTWSDVAPLPVPRHAVQAGTVDGQIVVSGGWTPEGGTATETFVYDPAADSWTQVAEAPWGVSAAGQAVLDGRLYTVGGCSTGECVPMSSSVTAYDPASDSWEGLADYPLDVAFPSCGAIDGQLYCTGGVNEMGTSAQTFAYDPAADTWTQVADAPATTWGSSYAAANGMLVITGGIVDENVSNEAWGYDPTADTWLDLPNPNTPTYRGGAACGFVRVGGDQGGFMPTDVVEHLPGLDDCGDSGTDVPWLSLSRTEATLAPGESVTVQVTTDGDVAQPGTYSAGVKVVGGVPGSEPTVPVTMTVTPPATWGKLTGLVDGESCIGEIYPIPGAGVDASPTRMDQPHWRMVTDGEGRYARWIDTRVGELELIASAAMHLSDSALVTPPRGQMTEQDFTLLHATCEVPPGPIHPDVRRVYGTDRYGTAAALAQTYAPGVDTVFVATGLTYPDAIAAAARAGSLDSPVLLTRPGSLPSATSVELKRLDPQEVVVLGGEAAVSDAVVRAIETASGAPTRRLAGTDRYRTAALIAAEVEASDVVFVATGQDYPDALAGAARAGALDAPVLLTRTDSLPSATIAQLQRLDPDEIVVLGGTGAVSTAVETALEAYGEVTRVAGANRYATAVAVAEAYPTVDSLYVASGQNWPDALAGAARAGSEDVPILLVRSTSVPGVTWSSLERLEPGRITVLGGPVAVSEEVVEQLRTLE; encoded by the coding sequence ATGAACGCACGGGACAGGTGGCGGCGGATCGTCGCAGGGCTGGCAGGGGCGGCGCTCCTGGCGGGGGGCACGACGGCAGCGGCCGTCCCCGCGGGCGCCCAGCCGGCGGCGGAGGCGGTCGACAAGATCGACGAGACCCTGGCGAACACCCTCGAGGAGGACGGGCGCACCGACTTCTGGCTCCGCTTCGCCGACCGGCCCGACCTGGACCAGTTCGCCGGGATCGCCGACTGGGACGCCCGGGGCCGGGCCGTCCACGACGCGCTGACGGCCTCGGCCCGGTCCAGCCAGCAGCAGGCCCTGGCCACCCTGAGGGACGAGGGCGTCGCCCACCGGTCCTTCTGGATCACCAACGCGATCCGGGTGGAGGGGGGCACCCGGGAGCTGGCGCTCGCCCTGGCGGCCGACCGTCAGGTGGAGGGTCTCTACCCCACGAAGACCTACGAGGAGCCCGACCCGACGCCGGTCGAGCTCCGCGACGTCGGCCCCGACGCGGTCGAGTGGGGCATCGCCGACATCAACGCCGACGACGTCTGGGCCGACTTCGGCGTCACCGGCGAGGGCATCGTCGTCGCCAACCTCGACAGCGGCGTGCAGTGGGACCACCCGGCCCTGATCGAGCAGTACCGAGGGTGGGACGGCGCCACCGCCGACCATGACTACAACTGGTTCGACGGAACGCCGGAGAACGAGCCCGCGCCGTGGGACTGGGCCGGGCACGGCACCCACACCATGGGCACCATGGCCGGTGACGACGGCGGGGACAACCAGATCGGCGTCGCCCCGGGGGCGAGGTGGATCGCCGCCTCGACCGACCTGAGCGACGCGATGATGTTCGCCGCCGGCGAGTGGTTGCTGGCGCCCACCGAGGTGGGCGGCGCCAACCCGGACCCGGCGATGCGACCGCACGTCATCAACAACTCGTGGGGCTCGGGCATGCCGACGAACGACCCCTTCATGGAGGACATCATCGAGGCCTGGCACGCCGCCGGGCAGTTCAGCGTGTTCTCCAACGGCAACGAGGGACCGGGCTGCGAGACCTCCGGCTCCCCCGGCAGCCGCATCCTGACCTACTCGGTCGGCAGCTACGACAGCTCCCGCTCGATCAGCGGATTCTCCTCCCGCGGTCCGGGCCAGGACGGCGAGGTCAAGCCCAACATCGCCGCCCCGGGCGACGGCGTCCGCTCCTCGGTGCCGGGCAACGGTTACGACATCTACTCCGGGACCTCCATGGCCGCACCCCACGTGGCCGGTTCGGTCGCGCTGATGTGGGCCAGCGCTCCCGCGCTGGTCGGGGACGTGGGGACGACGAGGAGCCTGCTGGACGGGACCGCGATCGACACCGAGGACCTGCAGTGCGGCGGCACCGCCGAGAACAACAACGTCTTCGGTGAGGGCCGGCTGGACGCTCTGGCGCTGGTGGCCGCCACTCCCCGTGGTGACATCGGCTACCTCGAGGGCACCGTGACCGACGCCGCCTCCGGTGACCCGCTGCCGGCTGTCGAGGTCGTCCTGGACGGTCCCCTCGACCGCACCCTGCGCACCGGCGCCGACGGCGGCTACCGCGCGCTGGTCATGGCCGGTGACTACACCGTGAGCGCCTCGAAGTTCGGGTGGGTCACGGACTCTGCATCGGTCAACGTCCCGGTGGACACCACCGTGGTCCAGGACTTCGCCCTCGACCAGGCGCCGTCGGGCACCCTCACCGGCACCGTCACCGACGGGTCCGGCCAGGGCTACCCGCTGTACGCACGGGTGTCGGTGGCCGGCACCGACCTGGCCACCTACACCGACCCGGTCGACGGGAGCTACGCGCTCGACATCCCGCTGGACACCTACGTCCTGGTCAACGTCACCGTGCAGTACCCCGGGTACCAGCTCGCCTCGGAGGAGATGCAGCTCACGGGTGACAGCGAGCACGACTTCGCCGTGCCGGTCGACTCCTTCTCGTGCATCGCCAACGGCTACGAGGTGAACGTCGACGGGGTCACCGAGACCTTCGACGACCTCACCCTGCCTGCCGGGTGGGCGGTCGAGGACCACGCGGGCACCGGTCAGGTGTGGACCTTCGACGACCCCGCCGGCCGGGGCAACCTGACCGGTGGCGAGGGCGGGTTCGCCATCGCCGACAGTGACTGGTACGGCCCCGAGGGCTACCAGGACACCTCGCTGATCAGCCCCTCCTTCGACCTGAGCGGGCGGACCAACCCGGTGCTGACGTTCCAGCACTACTACGAGTCGCTGGGCGACCGGGCCGACGTGGACGTCAGCGTGGACGGCGGGGCCACCTGGACCACCTCGGTCAGCTACGGCGGCTCGGCGCAGGGACTGGACCTGGTGCCGCTGCCCGCCGAGCCCGACGTCAAGGTCCGCTTCCACTACTACGACGCCTACTGGTCGTGGTTCTGGCAGGTCGACGACGTCTTCCTCGGGGACCGCACCTGCGACCCCGTCGGTGAGGGCGGCTACGTCGTCGGCAACGTCTGGTCCTCGCTGCAGGACCAGCCGATCCGCGGCGCGCGGGTGACCAGCCTGGACAACCCGGCCGACACGGGCATCACCCGTGACACCCCCGCCGACGAGGGCCAGGACGACGGCTTCTACTGGCTCTTCAGCAACCTGGCCGGCACCCACCCGTTCGAGGCCAGCGCCCGGCTCTACACCTCGCAGGTGCAGGACGTCGCGGTGCCCGACGGTGGTGCGGTCCGCGCCGACTTCGTGCTCGGCGGCGGTCTGCTCACGGTGGACCCGACCTCGATCGACACCGAGGTGGTCCTGGGTGCCTCGGCCACCGAGGACCTTACCGTCACCAACGAGGGCGACGGGACCGTCGACGTCGAGCTCAAGGAGGTCCGCGGTGACTTCGTCATGCAGCGGGCCGACGGGACCCGGATGGCGACGACCGAGGCGCTGGGTATGCGGGGCGCCGAGCCCCGCCGGTCCGACGCGGAGAGCTCGATCGTCGCCTTCCCCGGGCGCGCCTCGGACCAACGGCCCGCCGCCGTCGGTCCTGCGGAGGAGCCGTGGGTGGAGCTGACTCCCCACCCGATGCCGGTCATTGACGGCCGGGTCGTCACGCTGGACGGACGGTGGTACGCCATCGGCGGCAGCGACGGCATGGAGGGCACCGGAGCGGTCCGCGTCTACGACAACGACACCATGACGTGGTCGGACGTCGCCCCGCTGCCCGTCCCGCGGCACGCGGTCCAGGCCGGGACCGTCGACGGGCAGATCGTCGTCAGCGGCGGATGGACCCCCGAGGGTGGCACCGCCACGGAGACCTTCGTCTACGACCCCGCGGCCGACTCCTGGACCCAGGTGGCCGAAGCCCCCTGGGGGGTCTCCGCGGCCGGCCAGGCCGTGCTCGACGGTCGTCTCTACACGGTCGGTGGCTGCAGCACGGGCGAGTGCGTGCCGATGTCGTCCTCGGTGACGGCGTACGACCCGGCGAGCGACAGCTGGGAGGGTCTGGCCGACTACCCGCTCGACGTGGCCTTCCCCTCGTGCGGCGCGATCGACGGTCAGCTCTACTGCACCGGCGGCGTCAACGAGATGGGGACGTCCGCCCAGACCTTCGCCTACGACCCGGCGGCCGACACCTGGACCCAGGTGGCCGACGCCCCCGCGACCACGTGGGGCAGCTCCTACGCCGCGGCCAACGGGATGCTGGTCATCACCGGAGGCATCGTGGACGAGAACGTCTCCAACGAGGCCTGGGGCTACGACCCCACGGCCGACACCTGGCTCGACCTGCCCAACCCCAACACGCCCACCTACCGGGGCGGGGCCGCCTGCGGGTTCGTGCGGGTCGGCGGTGACCAGGGCGGGTTCATGCCCACGGACGTCGTCGAGCACCTGCCCGGCCTGGACGACTGCGGCGACAGCGGGACCGACGTGCCCTGGCTCTCCCTGAGCCGGACCGAGGCCACCCTGGCACCGGGCGAGTCGGTCACGGTGCAGGTGACCACGGACGGCGACGTCGCGCAGCCCGGCACCTACTCCGCCGGGGTCAAGGTCGTCGGCGGCGTCCCGGGGAGCGAGCCGACGGTGCCGGTCACGATGACCGTCACCCCCCCGGCGACCTGGGGCAAGCTGACCGGTCTGGTCGACGGTGAGAGCTGCATCGGGGAGATCTACCCGATCCCCGGCGCCGGCGTCGACGCCAGCCCGACCCGCATGGACCAGCCGCACTGGCGGATGGTCACCGACGGGGAGGGGCGCTACGCCCGGTGGATCGACACGCGCGTCGGCGAGCTGGAGCTCATCGCCTCGGCGGCCATGCACCTGAGCGACAGCGCGCTCGTCACCCCGCCGCGCGGACAGATGACCGAGCAGGACTTCACCCTGCTCCACGCCACCTGCGAGGTGCCTCCGGGCCCGATCCACCCCGACGTGCGTCGGGTCTACGGCACGGACCGCTACGGCACCGCCGCGGCGCTCGCGCAGACCTACGCCCCAGGCGTGGACACGGTCTTCGTCGCCACCGGCCTGACCTACCCGGACGCCATCGCGGCGGCCGCACGGGCCGGCAGCCTGGACTCCCCGGTGCTGCTGACCCGACCCGGGTCCCTGCCGTCGGCCACCTCGGTGGAACTCAAGCGGCTGGACCCGCAGGAGGTCGTCGTCCTCGGTGGCGAGGCCGCGGTGAGCGACGCCGTCGTCCGGGCCATCGAGACCGCCAGCGGCGCACCGACCCGGCGCCTGGCCGGGACGGACCGCTACCGCACGGCAGCCCTGATTGCCGCGGAGGTCGAGGCCTCCGACGTCGTCTTCGTGGCGACCGGTCAGGACTACCCGGACGCGCTCGCCGGTGCGGCCCGGGCCGGGGCCCTGGACGCCCCGGTGCTGCTGACCCGGACCGACTCGTTGCCGTCGGCGACGATCGCCCAGCTGCAACGGCTCGACCCCGACGAGATCGTCGTCCTGGGAGGCACGGGGGCGGTCAGCACGGCCGTGGAGACCGCCCTGGAGGCGTACGGCGAGGTGACCCGCGTCGCCGGGGCCAACCGTTACGCCACCGCGGTGGCCGTCGCGGAGGCCTACCCGACGGTGGACAGCCTCTACGTCGCCTCGGGCCAGAACTGGCCCGACGCGCTCGCCGGCGCGGCTCGGGCCGGGAGCGAGGACGTGCCGATCCTGCTGGTGCGCAGCACCTCGGTGCCGGGGGTGACCTGGTCCTCGCTGGAGCGGCTGGAGCCCGGTCGGATCACGGTCCTCGGCGGCCCGGTCGCGGTCTCCGAGGAGGTCGTGGAGCAGCTCCGCACGTTGGAGTGA
- a CDS encoding Lrp/AsnC family transcriptional regulator, whose protein sequence is MPKNPRDEKPLDPTDLALVRLLEQDGRMSNAMLAREVGIAESTCLVRVRSLRERGVVRGIHADIDPVAVGRPVEAMIAVRFGGHRRSHFEQFTEEVPQLPGVLGAYHVSGAIDYYVHVACPSADALRDFVLDHLTNRPGVLHAETSLIFESLRGRGTMTRTEDAPELPA, encoded by the coding sequence GTGCCGAAGAATCCTCGTGACGAAAAGCCGCTCGACCCGACCGACCTGGCCCTGGTCCGGCTGCTGGAGCAGGACGGGCGGATGTCGAACGCCATGCTGGCCCGCGAGGTCGGCATCGCCGAGTCGACCTGCCTGGTCCGCGTGCGGAGCCTGCGCGAGCGCGGGGTCGTCCGCGGCATCCACGCCGACATCGACCCGGTCGCCGTCGGCCGACCGGTCGAGGCCATGATCGCGGTCCGCTTCGGGGGGCACCGGCGCAGTCACTTCGAGCAGTTCACCGAGGAGGTCCCCCAGCTGCCGGGTGTGCTGGGCGCCTACCACGTGTCCGGTGCCATCGACTACTACGTGCACGTCGCCTGCCCCAGCGCCGACGCGCTGCGCGACTTCGTCCTGGACCACCTGACCAACCGCCCGGGCGTGCTGCACGCTGAGACCTCGCTGATCTTCGAGAGCCTGCGGGGACGCGGCACGATGACCCGGACGGAGGACGCGCCGGAGCTGCCCGCTTGA